The stretch of DNA GATATTtcccaggggtacgactaaaacgtcaaatccctcatattgccagtgtacccaatattgctgcggtttactgacatttcggttcaatcaattactgttgtgtacaactcggtgcggttatatagtcgaatagtggctaacttttaactccatgttaaatgtgaacacctccatgtgaaaccgaaatatgaatatcgctcatgcagttagaataaagcagcgcatttttcgatttcaatcctcgtaaatgatatgttgataaacaaatgacgccatattgattttgatttcggGTAgactatattcaattgatgtctaacccctgatatttccttgtatggaattttgttcccttccactgtcagctgatcgaagatgcgtatgaaaatttcgggcgtaaattctcagtgagacagtggaacgaatgagtgtggggaataatgcaaaaaccaaatgttccacgtgacggagtgtcggttgcatggaattaagtttggttcatttgtcatgaactgcAGGGGAATTGATGgttgattttgatgttgtctcaatatcttgcgctgtcagtaaagtgagtgtgagatttTGCAACTCTGCTCGAGAGTGCATGCAGTGGGAATtcctctttcatattgcttttttgagatcttgttAGCTCACCGCTCactattctctctgtgtacatatgaagaatgaaatagcatcgcctgctgggggtgattaaAAAAcctccgactagagggatatgcTTATTCATTGATGGTTGAATGcgattttttaccatcactgGTCCTGAGCCATCAGAAAAACTGTGGATTTTAGACTCGGGAGCTACGTGCCACATAGTGAATCCTCGTTACTTCTTTGATACCCTTGACGTAACTGTTCGAGAAGTAGTGTACGTAGCTAACGGTGCTAGGGTTGTGGCAAAAGGTCGTGGACGCGGTATGATGAAAGTGTTGAATGCTAAGAGAAGACCACAGAAAAGGGGGGCGATTTCGGACCAGGTGCTGATTGGTCAATTTTAAAGGGTTaccaataatatttgaaaatacacATCGACGAAATGTACTTATGGTATGTACTCTCACTCTAGTTTTCATGATAAAGCATAACAGAAAAATACAAGTTGTTGTGAAGAACGCAACAATTTTGCTTTACATCATCCAAATGTATCCAATTCATAGAATATATGATACGAAAACATATGTCAGGGACGTGAATAAATAGTCTTCAGAAACTTTATCTCATTTGGAAACTTGACTTCTCGAGTGGTTCGGCATCCCTGTTGCTCGCACTGGGTCGAAGACAGCCCCGTCCTAGACGAGAACTCGAGAACAAAACAGCTGAGATGTATGCGGTTTTGAACCCGTTTTGTATCCTACTGACAGCTCTGTCAGCTCAAGTGCAGGCATTTTGAAAGTTTTGAAccctgagatgttggcaccatcTGAATACATAGGTAGAGATAGGCGGTAGCAGAGAGCTGGTCGAAGAGCAAGAGTAAGAAgtcagttgtcacgtcttgtcttataGCGTGTCTTcgttttttgttcagtttcaaccccagcgtcaccctaactgctgtcaaaacgtttttttattcactcaatttCAACCTAGTATCGCActaggttcgccccgaaagctgttagtttcgcactgagatgtttcacgagTTGGTACTCGGTTTCACCAATAGAACTATACTGGaatgtcaagttccgagtattgttttggaaaatctaaaaataaagattatgaaaatggaaaaccaacATTCAACTGCGTCTCAATCTTAATAGAACAAATATTAGAATTATACTTGGAACAGAATCAATAtaaggtaccgttctgaatcatatttcggacgcttatggtatatgatgcagaaaacagatctaaactttatgcacaggtattatttggttgatattttttatacattagttcaatatgcttttaagctttctactttggtacctatttgattgaaaatataatataaaataaatatattttttgaaagcgtACCTGCAAATAAGTTTTTTAACATGAGTTCTACCTAAATTGCATTATATCAACTCAATATGTTCCACaatgttttaggttacattaaaATACATAACTTTGCTGAAAATACTAATAGTTTTAAATGACAACATTTCGATGTACGGTGATTACAAAGAAAAAACTTGTCACTCTtacaaaattattaaaaaatgtgCACGTCTGTGCATATTCAACGTAGCACAGACGTGCAATATTCAACGTCATTTTTTTCGTCAGAGTCTGGAGTATACGCACACTACTTTTGAACGGGAACATTACTTTTTATGCCGATTTAAATGATTTTTAATGATACATCTGGCCctccacactgagagaaataattagtaaatataacgaattttttggtaaatactaccaatctatagtcattttcgaccgtactaataaacacatatgtcaagcagaaccatgattcggaagcccaatatcggctacattttctcgccgaaaatgcacgtatcagaattatatccttattatacctccgtattgccttatgggaacaatgaaaatggttaatacgcgcttttctcaccaattttcagatatgacaatatccaagcttactaatgtaatcgagtaaaatatactaatctctggtagggatgcggttttgttgacaatatgtacaaaaaatttgtacattctactaattttgcattaccaaatgtatttagtagttttcgaccgaggatttttctaagggcagAGAAGAGTTTTTTGTTCCTTCGGCAAACGCTGAATTGGGCATACATGAGCCCATGTTGCAAAGTCTCATCTTGCACAGTCTCAGCTATCTGATGAAAATTTGACTAACGATACGATAGAAAATAATCATAGTACTTACCATGAAAAGTAAGGAAATTTGTAGTGAAtctaaacgatttaaattaattcaaaatataaGTTTATCAATCTATTATTGATGATAGCTGTAACccgaagaaaatgaaaaaaagaaaaaagaaaaacacagtAGCCTAGCAAAAACAAATCCATCACCCGGCTCAGATCGTACCGTTTTTCTAGAAGTTCTACTCGATCATCTTCTGAAAAAATCAATCAGTCGTAAtgaatttggaccacctccgCGATCATCTCCCTTACACAACGTACGCCTTCCGGACGTTCTCCGCCGAGGAGAAGATGAAACTAGAGATCACCCTCCGAGTACTGCAGCACGACCAGCAGCTTGTCATCGTGTACTTCTTGGGCAAGCTAGAAGGTGCGGATGCGGATTACTATCTGGCGTTTGGTTGTTCTAGCCGGGACGTTTTTAGATGTAGGAAACTTTTCTACAGTCAAGATTTGAGCGACTGGTTCCTGCTGCAGGAACCGAAAGAGTGGCATACGGATTGGGACAAAATACAGACTCCCTTCCGCGGTGATCCAGCTTTCCGCGAAGTGGTGGATTTGGGACCGGAGTTCACATTGGATGAGGATCTTGTTCCGGTAGAGGGCGAAAGAAAGCGATTCGCTGTGAATGAGCAGGATCGTTTGTGGTTCGTTGTTACGAAAGTATTGGAGGAAGCCGCCATTGTTCCGCGAGGAGTGCTGTACCATAATACCGAGGGGGAATCTGTCATAAATCCGTTCTTCGGCGGCCTGAGCGTAAAAGATAGCGTTAAATTGCAAAATTATCATCATTTCAGAAAACCGTTTTATGGGGTTCAAGAGAATCTCTTGAAAAGAGATGATTGTAGTTATTTTCTAGATGTATTCGATACTATTGATGATCTAATTCCGAAGGAGGCTAGTTTCGCGATAACCCAGAACATAGACAGAGATGTATTGGTATTGAAGCCTCTTCATTGGCCGGGAATGATCAACTTTCATAGAGCGAAAACGGCGATTTACGGATTTCTATACTTCGGCGATGGCAGAAAGAACTGGGACCTATTGTTTATGATTTGAAATTTCTATAATAACCATAAATAAAATTACACATTCAATATTGAACATCGTTTGCTATACATATAATCCATAGTTTATTgcttttatttcattattttccgagAGAAAATTCCTAATTTTCCGTCGGCCATCGGTTTTTGAGAGCAATAACACATGGTCTTTTCCAATAAATTTAAGCTAAACATCTCTGCTACTGTTTGGatttaatacaaactttcagtTGGCGTGACTGTACGTGGATGAGCTCGTGGAGAAATAGGCCGAGCTGCGCTCGGTTTCTTCTCCGTTTTCACCCAGCCCGCCCGGTGGTCCGAGACAGTTTGGCGAGGAGGAATTTCCCTGTTGCTGTTGATGTGAATGGTGATGGGAGTGATGTGTTCCATCCAAGGTGGAACCACAGCTGGATCCACTCGCTGTAGGCGTTCCGTATGCCATGTTGAACAGTGCTTCCGGATCACAAACAAACTTGTACACGTACCGTTCGCCGGCAACCTTCTGCATTATGCCTTTCTCGTAGTAGTAGCGTAAACTTCGTGACAATTTGTCGTAGTTCATTGCGGGACGATTCTTTTGGATGCCCCAGCGGCGAGCGACTTCTTCAGGTTCCACAAGCTTGAACTCCATTCCCCGGCCGGTCCAAGCGATGCAGCCTGCACTTGATGCCGGTTCGTCCAGCAGGGCCACAAGAAATTGCCACAGCTGGAGAGAGCCCCTTCGCTGATGCAGTGGACCATTTGGGCCCGGTAGGGAATTCAACGGGGAAGAATTTGTAGTTGTAATGCTTGTTAACGCGGCGGATCCACCTGCCGTGCTGCAATAGTCAGGTTCTGACGAAGTGACAATATCCGACGGTTGTCGGTATGCGTAGCCCTGGTGAAGGAACGTCTCGGCAGCGTCCGACTGATGGGCGGTGACGCTGTGAGTATGCTCCAGCGCGGAAGCGAGATGCGAGGTGGAGTCCGGGAAGATCGAATGCTGTGCTAGCTGGGGAGAGGACGATTGTTGACTTTGGAGCTTCAGCGAGGTGTACAGCGGATCGGTGAACATTCGTTCCGAGTAGGTGTGCCATGCCGCTACTGAAAGATACAGATAATAAAACATGTATGAATTACAAACATCCCAAGGTATGCTCGTATTATTGAATAATTAATATCGCTAATTTCGAGGCGTGTGCCGTAACGGGCAAAAAGTTACCACCACACTCCGAAAACAATAACAAGTACGCAGAAAATCACAGTCTAATGGTTTCGACGACCCTATAATCGGATTTTGCGTCCCTAAAGCAAAACATGAGAGCGTTAAACATTTAGCACATCGTCATCAGTAGCATCATCATTTAGGGTGCGGGGGTGGCAAACAGCCAAAAGTCTCATATCGGAGCTTGTTGAATTAGTGTAGCGGTACGGTGTGTACGGTGTGTATGGAGGGTTGGGATTCGAAAAGAGCACCAAATCCCGATGGGAATCTCGGAAAGGTAAAAGCAGCGAAACAATGCCAATGAAAAATTAATCATCCATTTTTACGAACAGCCTCGTAACTAATCTCGGGCCAAAAGGTGAACATTCCGAGGAAAAGGATTTCAGCTGAATTTATATGATTATTTGCTTGGAGAGTAGAGGGTTATTTGTAACAATTCgtactgttttttttaatatcgttGATACAATTGCTAGATATTGTGAATGGTACACAATCATAAATCCgagatgtgtctaaaaataaaatataacgtTCTTTCGTTTAGAAGCATTCTGAACctaaatgaaaatgataatagGATTggaagtcttcttcttcttcttggatggcactaacgttcccactggaactttggccttctcaacgtaggtattacttgcgtcagttttattagtagtaattaggtgagatttctatgccggatgaAACGCCTTGAATATGTTCTGAattggcaagttctagaatacgggtgaccacagtgcaagccgttattttgttattttgcttgaaaaaaatcgaggggttgtatccgagacacgaccgcttaggacgcaggactacgcaatctttttttttttttaattttttggtttatcatttcggatattgtttgcgaatacgtcgaattttaattaataactctttagtagaaagttccggggaccctgaaaaggtttaatggtttgcgtggttttgcagaatcatttcaagaagcaacgattctttctgtCCTTTGCACAATGCACTAATGCACTAATTGGTCATTTGTAGAAATTTGTTTCTTcatgcaaaaaaataattttttcattttttgtttcttcaatgcacgcattgcactgagtatttaacgagaggcatcttgtTGCATCGCCAtacaacaagcatcaaacacgcgtctaacagatgcacacagttgcagggataaaaatgaaacatcgcgagaatgagcatttatgaaaaattgtttctcgactctcggtcaaaaccgtcaacaaagctaggagcttgttgcatcagaacagagccgatgcgcacgagagcaaatacgaatggcaactaaaagtatcaaaggtgtgctattcacatgtacaggaaatgaacatgttttaagtttcgcgcaacgaaaacaagcaacacacacaaagcaaagcactgatggctagaaacgacctataatcatttgcactcttctcttttttcgtctgctttgccatggttcggatggttgtgttaattacaATGcgagatgcacttcaagtgaaatattcgctagtgttcacagctcgaggagaaacataaaacacaaaacgtgcagaataagcgactttcgttgtttcgggcacagaaaggttctgagaattttcctcagaggatatgcaatacttatacgatAGCGAcgtttacttactatgcaagggtggagtttaattcgcaaatattctcttttcgctatccccttcgttgtttctattcttgcGGCTGCACAAGTtgtccgttattgacagctctgttcgggaaagcacacaaatggacagaacaaatgtatggggtaatgggaatgcttctaattttcatcaatttaaaccataaacagcctatgggattgtaatgtatagcatatcaaacaaatcttagaaaatttccgattcgattggtatgcaaatcgttaaaatccgttcgcagcaaaaaaaattattaacgtaaactttatttcataaaaacgtgacctgttttctgatttgaccccctaaatgtaagacgtagtcctacgtctaaaaTGCAATCTTCCACTATATGTAAATTACTTCCGAGTTTTGTTTAATAATGTTTGTGCCCAAACCAGAGAAAGGCAGTACGACTAAGAACGCGTTGCTTTTCACTGCTTATAGGCGGATTTAGAATGTGCCCCTGACGTTCCAGCTCAAAATTCCGAAGATAATCCTTAAGAATTCGCTTCAATCGACCcagttacttaaaataaaaaaataacggaTTAACTGCGGAAAAGGTCtggaaaataagaaaaacaaaTTACGACAGACGAAGTATGTTCATTTAAATGTTATGTAtttatcttgatttttttttgttttctgaacGAACTCGGATGAAATAAATATTGCATAATAGTTTGTGTAATTCGTATTTTAAGTtgtgttaatgaaaaaaaagtccaaataaTACAATTCTGACAGTCAGAATCATACAAGCTCGACTTTTGGgaggaagtaaaattgaattgaaattaagatTCGAACatctcaataatactgaaagtTCAGTTCCTGACAACATGTCTGTTAGGcctccagcaaacattaaatcgtataattagcATATATACAGTTTCATATTCCTCATATCTTGAGTGGTCTATCATGCGCCTAACTAGTATATACATGCAAAAGtcgaggcgatatacatacataacACTACTATTGTTATGACATAGGGGAGAGGGGGGtagccgtgatcgttacgtaacaaaattccatttttattcttaAATTAATTCACGGCCCCCTATCTGCTTGAGCAGGTTTAATTGGTTTAACAGCAGCCAGTAAGCAAGCACCGATAGATGCATCACGAACAGGGTTACTATATCTAtataataatctgtatttctacagattttcaaaatttttttaaaccaaCAATCtatagatacagattacattttttttgtgtttcatacagaatttacagattttttaaaataatggtGCAATGATGGCTTgagtttaacttttttttctcatctcacgtattttattggtatagcattataataaataaacatcgTTTATCTCTTTCTTACTAAAGCACACAGAATGTAAATTCCGAAAGTTCACTCATACTGTCGTGAAAATTCATTTCTTcgtaagtttatttttcaaatgaattgaaaatacaCAGCTCAAAGCGAAAAGAAGGTATTCAATCAGTTCAGGAAATATTGAAACTcgaaccattgaaaatgctgaattcACCTGCTCTCACTGGAATCCGTCGTTAAACATTACCTAGAGAGATTCAACTACGACCGAAATCCCATTTTACTGTTACGAAATACGAAAGAGATGCAAATCCTGGTTGCCGATTGTGTTTAGTGGAAATATCATGAAATTTATATAACAATTGTTAAGTAAGGTTCAATACTGCGTGTtctaagtaattaaataacatgaaataaaaattttcattcaaatttcagcaATTTAAAgttgccttcgggcctgctgaTATGGTAGAGATTAACTTGCCTCCCTGAGaccccccagcaaacattaattcGTATGAATATCCATAATTAGAGgcgatatattaggctgtcaaaaaagtcctgcggtattttttttgaattttcatttgttcataaaattagttacaatcatctgttttaagtcaaatatgcgccgttttgttcgatgacttgttcccaacgagatgccaacttcataatacccctgttatagaagctcgcttccttattggcaaaaaactcggatagccaattttcacaggcctcttttgtggctaacttctgactacctagctcgttcaccatggacaaaaacaggtggtagtcacttggtgcaaggtccggactatacggcggatgcaaaagaacctcccatccgagctcccggagcttctggcgcgtcaccaaagaagtgtgtggcctggcgttgtcctgatggaagacaatgcggcctctgtttatcaaagatggcctcttctttatgagtgctaccttcaagcggtccagttgttggcagtacaggtccgaattgagcgtttggccatagggaagcagctcataatagattattcctttacaatcccaccaaacacacagcagaaccttcctggccgttaatgagggcttggccaccgtctgagccgcttcagcggacttcgaccacgaccgtttgcgcttcacgttgtcgtaagtgacccacttttcatcgccaatcaccatccgcttcagaaacgggtcgattttgttgcgattcacatgcgtcgatacggtcaacgatgtttttttttgcgtcaacgtgtttggcacccatacatcgagcttctttgtgaatccaagcttcttcaaatggttaataacggtttgatgacttatccccagctcttggccgatgctacggctgctattatgccggtctttctcggctaattcagcgattttgtcgcaattttcgacgacaggccttccggagcgtggcgcatcttcgacgacctctacaccagaacgaatacgttgaaaccatcgttgtgcgatggaaatggaaactgtatcgggtccatgaactgtacaaattttattggcagcttgagatgtatttttgcctttgtcatagtagtactgtaaaatatgtcggattttcttttattttcctccatatttgcgacactataactcacgaacgacttaaccaaacaaaacactgtcaaggactatattatagcgcgcaaaaatacctttccaacaagctatagtatgactcgatacaatgaatacaactagaactacgcgcttacaacgacacctcgcggaaatgccgcaggacttttttgacagcctaatattttcactgtgaacgaattctcatgatttgcataccaatcgaatcggaaagatttccaagatttgtttgatatgctatatattacaattcgcggtttaaattcatgaaaactggtaaaatctccttttttcccatattctgcagatttgtgtgctaaccctactagtaattcgaatgcttataactcgaatatttcttaacAGATGATGAGatgaagatgtttgcatcaattgataggaaatatttctaggcgtctatcacaattaataaaatgttatttttcatgagatgaacaattgaataactgtaaaatgtcaaacgtgatataaacgtcctaactgccaagttttgattgacccgatttacggtttcctcaacacagacttcaaaatcgatctaCCTGTGATTTGCACAATATACATCCAAATATACAtccaagtcgggggtatttttgttcccactgagctgtgtttccttaacacggacttcaaaattaatttgcctgggggaatccgctctgcaaatacatgcaagtcgggtgtattttttcccactttttcacatcaaacgtaaaaggacgttcattaaatgtatttgtaacgaagaacataatatattacaaaaatttcgatgcattccaaaataatatttgaagtggtaaacaagtggattgcataatatatttgcataatataattgtgtagttctacgttatgcggtcgtgtcctagatacagccccttacaaatttttttcaacaatgagtttcaaataaatcaggtgaaggtaactatgtatttataaatatgatttgttaataaaaagaattctgatggacattttcagatattttttaggcgccaagaattaatcaacacataacaaaatcatgttcgaccataacacccacccATATTTACCCATAAACCATCATACAACACCCCTCTCCTCCCCACTGGATGGTACCTACAAACTCTTGATAATGataaatcatttatttttgttacatgttatctcagaagttcgcatttgtcattttgtattaaaataggtatttgcCCAACTacacagaaatttttgtactacgtttcgaaagTAATATATATAGTTTAAATTTGGTATGCAAACtggattttatttgcttttatttcaagagttattggacgacaactgTTAGGTGCGCACTTTTGCTTCGCATTACTCTATCCCCAAAATTTCTggaaacgtttcatattgatacgtttcgtggagaaattcatgaaaaaaacataattcgGCAGATCTGTTCCTGTGACaagaaaagttttttgacgtagaactacgtctttcattgagggtgccaaatcagaaaacaggtcacgtttatatgaaataaagttaacgttaataactatttttgccacgaacggattttggcgatttatataccaaacgaatcggaaattccctaagatttgtttgatatgttatacattaaaatcccatagtctgtatatggtttaaattgatgaaaaatgggaGGCATtcccatttgttctgtccatttgtgtactttcccggaaagagctgtcaataacgagcaacttatcgacgagcaacgaaggaaatcgactgaacaacatcgttgctgggcgagctggacggcgagggatcgaatgcctttctcaaggcaatggggatgAAGGAGTAATATGacggataaagtaaagttttccaatggcctttttgaaggttagagacgaatgaactgaagaagtttaaagtctcaagcatgAAAGGAAGGCGATccttcagtatcgttctgtattcaaagcaatgacaaTCGCTTGTTCtatcttgttttgcgtcatcacatgtcttcgtttcggattgagctgtggacgcgaccaaattactcactcgctgatgtctatAGCATtgcatcattgcatcaaactgacgccattgcattaaggttctgagctacacaattgtgtggggaatcatcatgctaggctatcgtcagctcaccaagaaaataaatgttctggaattttgt from Toxorhynchites rutilus septentrionalis strain SRP chromosome 3, ASM2978413v1, whole genome shotgun sequence encodes:
- the LOC129775612 gene encoding radial spoke head protein 9 homolog is translated as MNLDHLRDHLPYTTYAFRTFSAEEKMKLEITLRVLQHDQQLVIVYFLGKLEGADADYYLAFGCSSRDVFRCRKLFYSQDLSDWFLLQEPKEWHTDWDKIQTPFRGDPAFREVVDLGPEFTLDEDLVPVEGERKRFAVNEQDRLWFVVTKVLEEAAIVPRGVLYHNTEGESVINPFFGGLSVKDSVKLQNYHHFRKPFYGVQENLLKRDDCSYFLDVFDTIDDLIPKEASFAITQNIDRDVLVLKPLHWPGMINFHRAKTAIYGFLYFGDGRKNWDLLFMI